In a single window of the Rhineura floridana isolate rRhiFlo1 chromosome 3, rRhiFlo1.hap2, whole genome shotgun sequence genome:
- the DDX41 gene encoding probable ATP-dependent RNA helicase DDX41 — protein sequence MCVVAREEAERVTYVENMEAGSGRKRQHDNELETSGLSSAEEDDDNDDDYAPYVPVKQRKQQMLQKLLQMRRKGVLEEEQRDSGSEYHGDEDDIPLGPQSNVSLLDQHQHLKEKAEARKESAKEKQLKEEEKILESVAEGRALMSVKEMAKGITYDDPIKTSWKAPRYILAMSEARHDRVRKKYHILVEGEGIPPPIKSFKEMKFPPGILRGLKKKGIQQPTPIQIQGIPTILSGRDMIGIAFTGSGKTLVFTLPVIMFCLEQEKRLPFSKREGPYGLIICPSRELARQTHGILEYYCRLLHEDGMPALRCALCIGGMSVKEQMETIKHGVHMMVATPGRLMDLLQKKMVSLDVCRYLALDEADRMIDMGFEGDIRTIFSYFKGQRQTLLFSATMPKKIQNFAKSALVKPITINVGRAGAASLDVIQEVEYVKEEAKMVYLLECLQKTPPPVLIFAEKKADVDAIHEYLLLKGVEAVAIHGGKDQEERTKAIEAFRDGKKDVLVATDVASKGLDFPAIQHVINYDMPEEIENYVHRIGRTGRSGNTGIATTFINKACDESVLMDLKALLLEAKQKVPPVLQVLHCGDESMLDIGGERGCAFCGGLGHRITDCPKLEAMQTKQVSNIGRKDYLAHSSMDF from the exons ATGTGTGTTGTCGCGAGAGAAGAGGCCGAGCGAGTGACGTACGTTGAAAACATGGAGGCCGGAAGCGGCAGGAAG AGGCAGCACGACAATGAATTAGAGACATCAGGCCTGTCCAGTGCGGAAGAGGATGATGACAACGACGACGACTATGCGCCTTATGTACCCGTCAAGCAGCGGAAGCAGCAAATG CTGCAAAAGTTGCTGCAGATGCGCCGTAAGGGGGTGTTGGAGGAGGAACAAAGGGACAGCGGCAGTGAGTATCATGGGGATGAAGATGACATTCCTCTGGGTCCACAATCCAACGTCAGCCTCCTTGACCAGCATCAACACCTCAAGGAGAAAGCAGAAG CACGTAAAGAGTCGGCTAAAGAGAAGCAACTGAAGGAAGAGGAGAAAATCCTGGAGAGTGTGGCAGAAGGACGAG CTCTGATGTCTGTGAAGGAAATGGCAAAGGGTATTACATATGATGATCCCATTAAAACCAG CTGGAAGGCTCCCCGGTACATCTTGGCTATGTCGGAGGCACGGCATGACCGTGTGCGTAAGAAGTACCATATCCTCGTGGAGGGGGAAGGCATTCCACCCCCTATCAAAAGCTTCAAAGAGATGAAATTCCCACCTG GAATCCTGCGAGGCCTGAAGAAGAAGGGGATTCAGCAACCAACCCCTATTCAGATACAGGGGATTCCTACCAT CCTTTCTGGCAGGGACATGATTGGCATTGCATTCACTGGCTCTGGCAAGACGCTTGTGTTCACTCTTCCTGTTATCATGTTCTGCCTGGAGCAGGAGAAAAGGCTGCCGTTTTCCAAGAGAGAAGGGCCATACGGCCTTATCATTTGCCCCTCA AGGGAATTGGCTCGCCAGACTCACGGCATCCTTGAGTACTACTGCCGTCTTCTGCACGAGGATGGGATGCCTGCCCTACGCTGCGCCCTTTGCATTGGAGGCATGTCTGTCAAAGAGCAGATGGAGACCATCAAACA CGGTGTGCACATGATGGTGGCAACCCCAGGCCGGCTGATGGATCTTTTGCAGAAGAAGATGGTCAGCCTGGACGTCTGCCGCTACTTGGCACTGGATGAAGCTGACAGGATGATTGATATGGGCTTTGAGGGAGACATTCGCACCATCTTTTCCTACTTCAAG GGCCAGAGACAGACCCTTCTCTTCAGTGCCACCATGCCCAAGAAGATCCAGAATTTTGCCAAGAGTGCTCTTGTGAAGCCTATCACCATCAACGTGGGACGTGCAGGAGCTGCTAGCCTAGATGTCATTCAG GAAGTAGAGTATGTAAAGGAGGAAGCCAAGATGGTCTACTTGCTTGAATGTCTACAGAAGACCCCACCACCT GTTCTTATTTTTGCTGAGAAGAAAGCAGATGTGGATGCAATCCATGAATACTTGTTACTTAAGGGTGTGGAGGCTGTGGCCATACATGGTGGAAAAG ACCAAGAGGAGCGGACAAAGGCCATTGAAGCCTTCCGGGATGGCAAGAAGGATGTTCTTGTTGCCACTGACGTTGCATCCAAAGGTTTGGACTTCCCAGCCATCCAGCATGTCATCAACTACGACATGCCTGAGGAGATAGAAAactatg TTCACCGAATTGGGCGTACAGGCCGCTCGGGGAATACTGGCATAGCTACCACCTTCATCAACAAAGCCTGTG ATGAGTCTGTGCTTATGGACCTGAAGGCGCTGCTGCTGGAGGCCAAGCAGAAGGTGCCACCTGTGCTGCAAGTGTTGCATTGTGGCGATGAATCCATGCTGGATATTGGAG GAGAGAGGGGCTGTGCTTTCTGTGGGGGCTTGGGCCATCGTATCACAGACTGCCCCAAGCTGGAAGCCATGCAGACTAAGCAAGTCAGCAACATCGGGCGCAAAGACTACCTGGCACACAGCTCCATGGACTTCTGA
- the DOK3 gene encoding docking protein 3: MECPVKDGILYVQHPKFGKKIWRKVWAQLFADSPSGIARLEYFEGREGAAAEKATLRKGERKVIRLSDCVSVEKAGDHSSPKDTTAFFVCMMERNCLLAAHQADEWIECICQLAFQKTPAPSSTVGSAPSPQPLMEENAIYSSWQETCEFPVAVFPTEASARCHLKGNYLMVPLPEHLVLKDVHSGQALYTWPYAFLRRFGQEKTVFSFEAGRRCDSGEGLFTFNTVRAAEICRAVSAAIDHQKATLLERDKKAGVSPAQECVQKAGPWPWPTSMESLEETQPLYARAPKGTTEMGFSTVPASDSHSVSPESEASESPIIYASIGKSFHSEPLSKTEAEPKEEGQQRSDDLYENLRTLEQQALCPGPLSRDSPEGSIKSEPSPIYDNSPVVARRSNSNPGPTPGAGADPTPESQCPPQLLDFQGAESRGEGHARPKARGPGAFKHKLITMLSREGGASKTSSKNASPMD, encoded by the exons ATGGAGTGCCCTGTGAAAGATGGGATCCTATATGTCCAGCATCCCAAATTTGGGAAG AAGATCTGGCGGAAAGTGTGGGCCCAGCTCTTTGCTGACAGCCCCTCTGGCATTGCCCGACTTGAGTACTTTGAAGGGCGTGAAGGTGCTGCAGCAGAGAAGGCGACCTTGCGAAAGGGGGAACGGAAGGTGATCCGCCTCTCAGACTGTGTCTCTGTGGAAAAGGCTGGCGACCACAGCTCACCCAAGGATACAACAGCCTTCTTTGTGTGCATGATGGAACGCAACTGCTTGCTGGCAGCACATCAAGCAGATGAGTGGATCGAATGTATCTGCCAGCTGGCTTTTCAG AAAACGCCTGCCCCGTCCAGCACAGTTGGAAGCGCTCCCAGCCCACAGCCCCTAATGGAGGAGAATGCCATCTACTCATCCTGGCAGGAAA CATGTGAATTCCCAGTGGCCGTGTTCCCAACAGAGGCTTCTGCCAGATGTCATCTGAAAGGGAACTACCTGATGGTGCCTTTACCTGAGCACCTGGTGCTGAAAGATGTGCACTCTGGGCAAGCCCTCTATACTTGGCCTTATGCCTTCCTCCGAAGATTTGGCCAGGAAAag ACTGTATTCTCTTTTGAGGCAGGGCGCCGCTGTGATTCAGGAGAGGGCCTCTTTACCTTTAACACAGTCCGGGCTGCAGAGATCTGTAGAGCTGTCTCAGCTGCCATAGACCACCAAAAAGCCACGCTTCTGGAGAGAGACAAGAAAGCTGGGGTTTCCCCAGCCCAAGAGTGTGTGCAGAAAGCAGGGCCCTGGCCGTGGCCCACCAGCATGGAGAGCCTAGAGGAAACACAACCGCTGTATGCTAGAGCCCCAAAGGGAACTACGGAAATGGGGTTCTCAACAGTGCCTGCTAGTGATAGCCACTCGGTTTCCCCAGAGTCTGAGGCTTCTGAATCACCCATCATTTATGCTTCCATTGGAAAGAGCTTCCACTCCGAGCCCTTGAGCAAGACAGAGGCGGAACCCAAAGAGGAAGGACAGCAGCGCTCAGACGATCTCTACGAGAACCTGCGCACTCTGGAGCAGCAGGCCCTCTGTCCAGGCCCTCTATCCAGAGACTCCCCTGAGGGTAGCATCAAGAGTGAGCCATCGCCTATCTACGACAACAGTCCTGTAGTGGCAAGACGCTCAAATAGCAATCCTGGCCCCACCCCTGGTGCAGGGGCTGACCCTACCCCAGAGAGCCAATGTCCTCCTCAACTGCTGGATTTCCAGGGGGCAGAGAGCAGAGGCGAGGGACATGCCAGACCCAAGGCAAGAGGGCCCGGGGCTTTCAAGCACAAACTGATCACTATGTTGAGCCGAGAAGGAGGAGCCAGTAAGACATCTAGCAAGAATGCTAGCCCTATGGACTAG